A single region of the Nicotiana sylvestris chromosome 6, ASM39365v2, whole genome shotgun sequence genome encodes:
- the LOC104222984 gene encoding glycolipid transfer protein 1-like gives MEGTVFAPALEGIKHVKSEEGVMLTKPFLDVCKHILPIIEKFGAAMALVKSDIGGNITRLENKYLSNPTKYTNLYSMVQEEVEAKTAKGSSSCTNGLLWLTRAMDFLVELFRNLLEHGDWAMSQACSDSYSKTLKKFHGWLASSSFSVAMKLAPDRKKFMDVICGTGDIDSDIGQFCTTFSPLLEENHKFLASVGMDDLKAS, from the exons ATGGAAGGCACAGTCTTCGCCCCTGCTTTAGAAGGaatcaaacatgtcaagtctgagGAAGGAGTAATGCTTACCAAACCTTTCTTAGATGTCTGCAAACACATCTTACCCATTATAG AGAAGTTTGGAGCTGCCATGGCATTGGTCAAGTCTGATATTGGTGGAAATATAACG AGGTTAGAAAACAAGTACTTGTCAAACCCAACAAAATATACAAACTTGTACAGCATGGTGCAAGAAGAGGTTGAAGCGAAGACAGCAAAAGGCTCTTCCAGTTGCACAAATGGTCTTCTTTGGTTGACAAG GGCTATGGATTTCTTGGTGGAGCTGTTTAGGAATTTACTGGAGCATGGGGACTGGGCGATGTCACAAGCTTGCTCTGATTCTTACAGCAAGACCTTGAAAAAGTTTCATGGATGGTTAGCGAGTTCGAGTTTTTCG GTGGCAATGAAGCTCGCTCCAGATAGGAAGAAGTTTATGGATGTAATATGTGGGACTGGTGATATTGACAGTGACATTGGACAGTTCTGTACTACTTTCTCACCGCTTCTCGAAGAGAACCACAAGTTCTTG GCCAGCGTAGGAATGGATGATCTGAAAGCATCTTAA